From Daphnia pulicaria isolate SC F1-1A chromosome 11, SC_F0-13Bv2, whole genome shotgun sequence, the proteins below share one genomic window:
- the LOC124315497 gene encoding carbonic anhydrase 15-like isoform X2 — translation MLTDSKMWREHESFCGGEHQSPINIDSSKAGVTNYPKFCFHNYDLVFPERLEKNGHTVELKIEEQGLHAELPFITGGGLTDRYNFVQLHFHWGRQLFGSEHTIDRKEYAGELHIVHYNTKYGNFIDAIPQEDGLAALGILIKLTDRDNLAFRHLEQFENIIDPSPVNSDVLHFSVPLVALLPHDTDSFYRYNGSLTSGDCNEDVIWTVFDTPIAISERQITRQVISSHGQPPRK, via the exons ATGCTCACAGATTCAAAAATGTGGAGGGAACACGAATCCTTTTGCGGAGGCGAGCATCAGTCACCCATCAACATTGACTCGTCAAAAGCCGGTGTAACAAATTATCCCAAATTCTGTTTCCACAACTACGATCTGGTTTTCCCCGAAAGATTGGAGAAAAACGGGCACACCG TGGAATTGAAAATTGAGGAACAAGGTCTGCACGCGGAATTGCCTTTTATTACCGGCGGTGGACTCACCGACCGTTACAATTTTGTGCAACTCCACTTTCATTGGGGTAGACAATTATTTGGCAGCGAGCATACTATCGATAGGAAAGA ATATGCTGGCGAACTGCACATCGTCCACTACAACACCAAATACGGAAATTTTATCGACGCTATCCCTCAAGAAGACGGATTGGCTGCCTTGGGAATTCTTATAAAA TTGACAGATAGAGACAACCTTGCGTTCCGACATCTCGAACAATTCGAAAATATCATCGATCCTAGCCCAGTCAACAGCGACGTCCTGCACTTCTCTGTTCCACTAGTGGCTCTTCTTCCGCACGATACCGACAGTTTCTACCGATACAACGGATCGTTGACGAGTGGCGACTGCAACGAAGACGTCATCTGGACGGTTTTTGATACTCCCATCGCCATTTCAGAACGCCAG ATAACCCGGCAGGTGATCTCCAGTCATGGTCAGCCTCCCAGGAAATAA
- the LOC124315497 gene encoding carbonic anhydrase 14-like isoform X3: protein MLTDSKMWREHESFCGGEHQSPINIDSSKAGVTNYPKFCFHNYDLVFPERLEKNGHTVELKIEEQGLHAELPFITGGGLTDRYNFVQLHFHWGRQLFGSEHTIDRKEYAGELHIVHYNTKYGNFIDAIPQEDGLAALGILIKLTDRDNLAFRHLEQFENIIDPSPVNSDVLHFSVPLVALLPHDTDSFYRYNGSLTSGDCNEDVIWTVFDTPIAISERQYRKGNTKKKG from the exons ATGCTCACAGATTCAAAAATGTGGAGGGAACACGAATCCTTTTGCGGAGGCGAGCATCAGTCACCCATCAACATTGACTCGTCAAAAGCCGGTGTAACAAATTATCCCAAATTCTGTTTCCACAACTACGATCTGGTTTTCCCCGAAAGATTGGAGAAAAACGGGCACACCG TGGAATTGAAAATTGAGGAACAAGGTCTGCACGCGGAATTGCCTTTTATTACCGGCGGTGGACTCACCGACCGTTACAATTTTGTGCAACTCCACTTTCATTGGGGTAGACAATTATTTGGCAGCGAGCATACTATCGATAGGAAAGA ATATGCTGGCGAACTGCACATCGTCCACTACAACACCAAATACGGAAATTTTATCGACGCTATCCCTCAAGAAGACGGATTGGCTGCCTTGGGAATTCTTATAAAA TTGACAGATAGAGACAACCTTGCGTTCCGACATCTCGAACAATTCGAAAATATCATCGATCCTAGCCCAGTCAACAGCGACGTCCTGCACTTCTCTGTTCCACTAGTGGCTCTTCTTCCGCACGATACCGACAGTTTCTACCGATACAACGGATCGTTGACGAGTGGCGACTGCAACGAAGACGTCATCTGGACGGTTTTTGATACTCCCATCGCCATTTCAGAACGCCAG TA TAGAAaaggaaacacaaaaaaaaagggttga
- the LOC124315497 gene encoding putative carbonic anhydrase 3 isoform X1, translated as MLTDSKMWREHESFCGGEHQSPINIDSSKAGVTNYPKFCFHNYDLVFPERLEKNGHTVELKIEEQGLHAELPFITGGGLTDRYNFVQLHFHWGRQLFGSEHTIDRKEYAGELHIVHYNTKYGNFIDAIPQEDGLAALGILIKLTDRDNLAFRHLEQFENIIDPSPVNSDVLHFSVPLVALLPHDTDSFYRYNGSLTSGDCNEDVIWTVFDTPIAISERQLAKFRLLQDENGNPLSENVRTTQHLHDRVVSYRPKPKLVKPLVLFPNIFTSFRNVFRPFPSAFTFYAAPYHYPWSRTHNFNYDK; from the exons ATGCTCACAGATTCAAAAATGTGGAGGGAACACGAATCCTTTTGCGGAGGCGAGCATCAGTCACCCATCAACATTGACTCGTCAAAAGCCGGTGTAACAAATTATCCCAAATTCTGTTTCCACAACTACGATCTGGTTTTCCCCGAAAGATTGGAGAAAAACGGGCACACCG TGGAATTGAAAATTGAGGAACAAGGTCTGCACGCGGAATTGCCTTTTATTACCGGCGGTGGACTCACCGACCGTTACAATTTTGTGCAACTCCACTTTCATTGGGGTAGACAATTATTTGGCAGCGAGCATACTATCGATAGGAAAGA ATATGCTGGCGAACTGCACATCGTCCACTACAACACCAAATACGGAAATTTTATCGACGCTATCCCTCAAGAAGACGGATTGGCTGCCTTGGGAATTCTTATAAAA TTGACAGATAGAGACAACCTTGCGTTCCGACATCTCGAACAATTCGAAAATATCATCGATCCTAGCCCAGTCAACAGCGACGTCCTGCACTTCTCTGTTCCACTAGTGGCTCTTCTTCCGCACGATACCGACAGTTTCTACCGATACAACGGATCGTTGACGAGTGGCGACTGCAACGAAGACGTCATCTGGACGGTTTTTGATACTCCCATCGCCATTTCAGAACGCCAG TTGGCAAAGTTTAGATTATTGCAAGATGAAAACGGCAACCCGTTGAGTGAAAACGTCCGTACAACTCAGCACCTGCACGACCGAGTTGTTTCTTACCGTCCCAAACCCAAATTAGTGAAACCGTTAGTTTTATTTCCAAACATTTTCACGTCCTTCCGCAATGTATTTAGACCCTTTCCAAGCGCATTCACGTTTTATGCCGCACCGTATCATTATCCGTGGAGTCGAACGCATAACTTTAACTATGACAAGTAG
- the LOC124315477 gene encoding putative carbonic anhydrase 3, translated as MIQVALLFKFWLMISSATGSPLTKVGAPSTHFDYTNPQKWEEHESNCGGHHQSPININTEEVIVTNYPKFIFQNYDLTFPESLENNGHTVELKIDNEDDDDDLPSISGGGLDDRYNFAQLHFHWDEDLLGSEHTINGQKYSAELHIVHYNTKYGSFDDAKPHQDGLAVLGILIELQARDNIAFRHLEQFDKIIDPSRTISDRLQFSVPLVDLLPDSTESFFRYNGSLTTPGCNEDVIWTVFETPIAISVRQLAKFRLLNDENGMPLRKNVRPTQMLHDRVVTYRPDPNPIQSLFSFPSHLPNLIKPFSNEFQQSNF; from the exons ATGATTCAAGTGGCTTTGTTGTTCAAG TTCTGGTTGATGATTAGCTCTGCGACTGGCAGTCCTCTGACGAAAGTGGGCGCCCCTTCAACTCATTTTGATTATACAA ATCCACAGAAATGGGAAGAACACGAGTCGAATTGCGGCGGCCACCATCAGTCGCCCATCAACATCAATACGGAAGAAGTCATCGTCACGAATTATccgaaattcattttccaaaattaCGATTTGACTTTTCCTGAGAGCTTGGAGAACAACGGTCATACGG TCGAGTTGAAAATCGAcaacgaagacgacgacgacgatttgCCATCCATTTCCGGCGGAGGTCTGGACGACCGTTATAACTTTGCGcaacttcactttcattggGACGAAGATTTGTTGGGAAGTGAACATACAATCAACGGGCAAAA ATATTCCGCCGAATTACACATCGTTCACTACAATACGAAATACGGaagttttgatgatgcaaaacCTCATCAGGACGGATTAGCCGTTCTAGGAATTCTTATTGAG ttgCAAGCGAGAGACAATATTGCCTTCCGCCATCTCgaacaatttgacaaaatcatcGATCCTAGCAGGACAATTAGCGATCGATTACAATTTTCAGTTCCGCTAGTGGATCTTCTTCCTGACAGTACCGAAAGTTTCTTCCGGTACAACGGCTCTCTGACGACACCCGGCTGCAACGAAGATGTCATCTGGACCGTTTTCGAGACTCCGATCGCCATTTCTGTCCGACAG CTGGCAAAGTTCAGACTACTAAACGACGAAAACGGGATGCCACTAAGGAAAAATGTCCGTCCAACTCAAATGCTACACGACAGAGTCGTTACCTACCGGCCGGATCCGAATCCTATCCAATCATTATTCTCCTTTCCCAGCCATCTTCCAAACTTAATCAAACCATTTTCGAACGAGTTCCAGCAGTCTAACTTTTGA